A segment of the Arachis hypogaea cultivar Tifrunner chromosome 5, arahy.Tifrunner.gnm2.J5K5, whole genome shotgun sequence genome:
GTAAAAACAACGTTCTGGAGTTATGACACTGATCAACATATTTTCATCACTGTTATTTCCTTTTTGAGTTGAGATCTTGACTTCAGAGTTTGTTTAGGATGTTAAATTCAGTCTTACATTGAACTTGTTTTGAGAAATTAAATGGTATTTTGTTTAGTTAAGGTATTGAAGTTTGTTGTGTTTTAGTCTCAGACTCAAGTTCACAAGAATGTCTGAGAGCGCCTTGAAGGATCTCAATACAATTCCTCCAACTGAGAGGAAGAGTGAGAGCTCCAGCAAGGCATCTCTAACTAAGCCTCCAGTTGACAATGCTAATGAAAACCTGGAAGAatggcaaaagaaaaagagttgtcCCACCTTGGTTTCTCCCCCAGTAAATGGTAATCAAACTTTGAGTGTCAGTTCTGGTGTTGAGATTGGAAATGCAGAAGTAGAATACATCGAATCTGAGAACTTGAGTGATCTGGAAGATATTGGCACTTGTCTCAAGGTAttattttattcattattttcgATAACTATTAGTGTTGGTATGGCATTATCATGGGTGTTTCTTGGTccattttaattgtaaaatatttgtataataaaTTCAATTGTTATTACAGAACCTCTTATCTGGACTTGACTCAAAGGATTGGGTCATGGTTTGTGATGCACTCAATAATGTACGCCGTTTATCCTTATTTCATAAGGAAGCAATGCTTGACATGTTGTAAGTATAAAAGTTTTGTATGTTTTCATATTAAAATATGTTAAATATGCCatgtttttttgtaattatttattgATATACTCTCTGGTAAACAGGGGGGATGTGATCACATTTGTTGCTAAGTCCCTTAAAAGTCCTAGAAGTGCTGTTTGCAAAACTGCTATCATGACGTCTGCAGACATTTTCAGTGCATACAACGATCTTATAATAGATTCATTAGATCCTTTGGTAAGTCAATGCTCATTATTTCTACAGGAAAATTTCATGATTAAAGCATTTTGGGATATCATTTTTTTAGTGCACAGTATTataatagttatatttttgtATGCAGCTAGTACAGCTTCTTCTCAAATCTTCACAGGACAAGCGCTTTGTGTGTGAGGCAGCTGAAAAAGCCTTGATAGCAATGACTATTTGGATTTCCCCAGTGGCATTGTTACCGAAACTCCAACCATATCTTAAGAATAGGAATCCTCGTATTCGTGCAAAGGCAGCAATGTGTTTTTCTCGAAGTGTTCCACGACTGGTATGAATATGATTTAGGACAGCTCATATTGATGCTTCTACTTTTTCCTATAGAATTATCGGTTTCATGTTTATCCTACAAAGCTTCCTATGTCTGTGTCTGATGAATGGTTTACATCAACAATTGAACACCATGAAAATGTATACACATTTTTGTTGATACTCAGTCATATACAGAACATAGCTGCATCAAAAAGAAGTGTACTTCTGTTTTGCTGATTGAGGAGATGTTGAAGCTGTTTTCTTTGGTTATTGGGTGCATTCAATGTTTTTATTGTGTTGGTGCTtccttaatttatttatttattctgtcTTGGTTGGGTCATGTTTGTTTACTTTAATCTGTTAATAATAAAGACCTTATTATAATTTTAGTCTAATGCGtgatgaaaaaatgttttaatgcACATTCTTCTATGGATGTATGTAATATGCTATATCATTCAATTGTCCGCAATGTATGCAGGTGTGCATTCTTTAGTTCTTATTTCCCCCCCTTCAGGGTTTACCCATCAATAGTTATAGACTTCTTGTCATGATACCTGTATGACCGAGTCTGTATCTGTCATATAAGATCAGTTCTTAAGTAAACCAATATAGAAGGCTGACATTTTCTTAAATGACTGATCCATTTATGAGTTGATTGCATGTCTTTTCTTCTGTTGAACTTTGAAGGCAATACCGGTGAAGTAGAAAGAAAGGACACTTGGCCTATGTAATTTCTGCAGCCGGATGTTAATATTTTCTGTTTATACCTTGTCCTTTATTGAACAGGGTGCAGAAGGCATAAAGACATATGGTATTGACAAGTTGATCCAAGTAGCTGCATCTCAGTTAAGTGACCAGCTACCAGAGTCTAGGGAAGCCGCTCGAACTCTACTTCTTGAGCTTCAAAATGTATATGAGAAATTTCATGATCTCATGCCTGCTGCTACTGTTTCCGAGCAACCAGAAATGGGATCTTGGGAGAACTTCTGTCAATCAAAACTCTCACCTTTAAGTGCTCAAGCTGTACTTCGAGTTACTAACATTGCTCGAGAGGGTCTTGTTTCATGACACCTGCATGAGCTTAGTGTGCATCACGATTTCCTGGTTGGCTTGTCATTTTTCTTGTGTAAATACAGTGCGACATTGAGATTTGAGTTGCTGTTGGAAGCACGTATTGAGCCTAAGATTTGTTATGTAATTCTTTACCTAGCGGTGGTTACATTACGTATTTCACGTTTATTGCTATATGATAGATATGAGTTACATTACTTCCATGTCCAATTCTCCATGTACCCTCTTTAGAGAATTTGGTTATCAAATTCATCATTCAGTGTGAATATCTGGGCCTGAGGACCCAAGTCTTTGTTTTCTCAGATTTTCCTGTCATGGTATTACGAGACAGCAGCAGTCCTCGATTTGCATATCAATtacttattatataatatataaaccaTTATTTTCTTGTTAAATAACGCCAAAATTTTGTAGGATgaaattatgttatgttattcgGTTGTATTGATTATTGACTTTACCATTTGGAACCCGACCTCACATCATTAGTTTCACTTAATTTTAGTTTTGATCGTGCTGTCATGTGAAATAGACCGGAAAAGCCATTGATGTACACCTCAACGCTGTTGTTTTGCGTAGCTAGAATATTACATatctcaaattttcaatacactgCATCCTCCACTTTACTATCTATTCACTTTTCAGAGGTAGGGAACCTGTCAACTTCGTTAAATTATGAAACTTGAACTATATAAATTGGGGTGTCAAGTTCAATTATTTGAACTGGTGGATGAGATTGGAAGCTTCTATTAAGGGAACATGGCTGACATGTGAGTACACTGAAGATGAGCTGTGTAGTTTCCTATAAATCCTTCACTAAAATTATGACGCATGTTTATTCAACTTCATCTGATTGACCCACCACTTCCATTTTGTGGTTGCCAGTGCTACAATAAGAGTATCATAATCAAGGGACTTCGTTGTGAATGAAACAAAGTACACATGGTATGACTATTAAATCTCAGACAATCACTCATAACAAAACACAGCAAATAATTaatgagaattattattattattattcagatattttttttcttcctttgaaATGAATGTATTAGTACAGGATTGCATTTTTTTAGGTTATGTTTGTTTACAAGCACGGGATATTGAGATAGAAATACAGAAACATAAAATCACGTTTCACAGATAAGACATAGACATAGATATTATATCCAGAGACATTGTTAAAACACCCTTTTGCCCAATTTGCAGATCAAGTGCCGCTTCTATTAGTCAAAGCCAATTTATTGGTGTAAGAGAAAGCCAACAAAGTGGTTCTTCTACAAATGTTGGAGAGGAAATGAGACAAAATCCTGCATTAGGATCAAGAAGGCACAAATAGATACAAGTTAAAAGGTATCTGTTGCTACTTCGCCTCTGGCTAATGCTTATAATTAACAAGTCTGTTAGAAATAATGGAAGATGAGTAATATAATTGACATTAGACATTAAACTTATGAGCCACAAGCTCTTCTATGATCATCTACTTGCtattgttaaatataattttgcTTGTTGTGTTATGATAAATATGAATGTccattttttcaattaaattattttgaacGGTCCAAAAACGGTGTAAAAGTTTTAAGGTTGGACTGCACATTTATGAAGTTATGAAAAGAGAATATTTCtacatgtataaataaaaaaatgtggcCTGTGAATTACACACAACCAATAACAATAGGAATATAAacacttctctttctttctctcttcataTACCTATACTGTAACATatacaatattaatatataaattatctaATAGTGTGATAATAATATTGGTAAACACTAATACTAGAGTCTTTTATTTATacgttgttattttaattttatcacttttctttatttatttattttacaatacgtTATCAGCACACAACTCTTGATCAAAATTTAGAAAAACTCAagtaataaattttcattatatcaaaattctctctttttgaatttaatgctcttaatatatctggaaataattacttatcatggatactagatgctgaaatctaTCTGATTCAATGAATCTTGAAGagaccattaaggctgaaaataatgcatcccaaaaaGATAAAGCCAAAGTCATGATCTTTCTttatcgtcatcttgacgaagaattaaaaaataaatatctcacaCTAAAAGATCATGCAGATCTGTGAAAAAACCTTGAACAAAGGTATAATTATGAAAAgacagtgatacttcctcaagtccGGTATGAGTGGACACACTTACGTTATCaggattttaaattcataaataaatataattcagCAATATTCCGAATTGCCTCACAAATGAAATTATATgggaaaaaaataactaataatgacatgttagagaaaactttttcGACTTTTCATGTCTCGAATGTACTCCTGTAGCAGTAGTATCAAGAAAAagcatttaaaaaatattatgagctaatttctttctttcttgttgcTGAGCGTAACAATAAATTACttttaagaaatcatgaaacGCGTTAAGGTGGCGCTGCATTTCCTGAAACAAATTAATGAAATCTGATGCATATCAAGCCACGTATGTCACGGCTAAACATTAGGAAACAAATTCTTTTCAGTTTTAGTTGATTAGGTGTATCCCGATTTATTAGGTGTAAATATCTTGCATTACCACAATTAGGAAATCAGGTAGCTAATTGTTAGGTACAGTATTGTATATATACTTGATATGCTATTCAATAAAACACAACACAATTTGGCATGGTATCAGAGCGAGGTTGGCTCTGATAATCATCACACAAAAGAGATCTCCGCCGCTGAAATGGCTGGAGTAGGTATGACTCCTCcaaaaggagagaattcaaaGAAAGACGAAGATGGATCCAACAAAGGACCATCGCCTTATGATCTGAGTGCTAGCGACAATCCTGGAAACGTAATCACACAAGTGCAATTACGAGGAGAGAACTACAAAGAATGGGCTCGAGCTGTGAAGGTGTCGCTGCGTGCTAGGAGAAAGTGGGGGTTTCTAGATGGAACTCACAAGAAGCCACAAGAAGGGGCATCTGAAATGGAGGATTGGTGGACGGTTCAATCCATGCTTGTCTCATGGGTGATGAATACGATTGAACCACGGTTGCGCTCCACCATCTCATACGCTGAAGATGCAAAGGATCTCTGGGAAGAAATCAAGGAGCGATTTTCCATCGTGAATGGTCCTAGAATTCAACAATTGAAAGCTGAACTTGCCGAGTGCAAACAACAAGGATTGGCTATGGTGGAATACTATGGAAAACTGAAGACCCTTTGGGATGAGTTGGCAAACCATGAACCAGTGCTTAGATGCTCTTGCGGAGGCTGCAAGTGTGACATTGGGTCACGTTTAGataagagaagggaagaagaaaaggtgcATTAGTTTCTAATGGGGTTAGAAGACGTAAGCTATGGCACAGTGCGATCCAATATTCTCGCAACGGATCCTCTACCTTCTCTCAACAGAGTGTATGCAACTTTGGTACAGGAAGAGAGAATGAAGACGATCAGCAGAACCAAAGAAGACAAAGGAAGCTTAATGGGCTTGGCAGTACACACTGGGTACAAGCACAAAAGCCGAAATGAAATAAAGCCACTCGTATGTTCCCACTGCGGAAGAACAGGACACGAGATCAAGGGGTGCTTTCAGCTGATTGGGTATCCGGAATGGTGGGGAGATCGATCTCGAGACGAAAAGGGAAGCAACACCAAAACCTCGCATAAGCAGGGAGGACGCTTGCGAGGGGGGGCTGTCATACGTGCCAACACAGCACAAGCCACAGCAGCAAAATCAAGTGACCATGAAGAAGAAATAGGAGGAAGCGCAGTGACTGGACTTAGCCAAAAACAATGGCAGATGCTGTTAGAGATGCTAAATGGCAACAACGGAAGTAGAACTGAAAGCATGACTGGTAAGGAAAGATATGTTGTGTGGATTATAGATAGTGGAGCCTCTAACCATATGACAGGGAATTCAAGAGATCTAAGGGGCCTAGAGCGTATTGAAGGATGCACGGTGGGGCTACCAAACGGAGAAGAAGTTCTTGCAAATACAAAGGGAATGGTGACTCTTGATGGAGGGCTTACATTGACCAATGTTTTATATGTGCCAAAACTAAGATGCAATTTGATTTCAGTATCACAATTAACAAAGGATGCAAATTGTACTGTACTATTCACTCATGAGCTTTGTGCTATGCAGGACCTCATTTCAAGGATGCTGATTGGAGCGGGTGAACAAAGAGATGGGCTCTACATGTACCGTGGTGTTCAAAAATTCACAGCATGtcaaacccaagagaagagtagTATTGATCTTTGGCACAAACGAATGGGACATCCTTCCTATAAAGTGGTACAAATGTTGCCGAATTTGAATGGTGGTTGTAAATTTGAAGAGAAGAATAAATTATGTGAAGTTTGTGAAAAATCTAAACAAACACGAAATAAATTTCCATCAAGTGATTTTCATGCAACACATCCTTTTGATTTAATACATTGTGATTTATGGGGACCCTATCGTACCCCCTCTTCTTGCGGAGCATcttattttttaacaattgttgatgattattcaaGAGCAGTTTGGATCTATTTGTTGTGTGAAAAGCGGGAGGTGTCAAGTGTAATGATTAATTTCTTTGCTCTCATTGAAAGGCAGTTtaataaacaagtcaaagaagTACGCAGTGATAATGGGACCGAGTTCATCTGTATGCATCCATATTTTTTGCAGCATGGAATTGTTCATCAAACATCTTGCACTGGGACACCCCAACAAAATGGAAGGGTAGAGAGAAAACATAGACATATTCTTAATGTAGCTCGTGCACTGAGATTTCAAGGATCTTTGGCCATTCGATTCTGGGGAGAATGTGTTTTAACTGCAGGACACTTGATCAACCTAACACCATCATCTGTTCTTAACGGAAAAACTCCTTTTGAAATGATACATGGAAAACCACCTGACTATAATCATCTTAGAGTTTTTAGCTCATTGTGTTATGCGCACAATCAACAAACCAAGGGTGATAAATTTGCCAGCCGAACGCGTACATGCACATTTGTGGGATACCCATTTGGAAAGAAAGGATGGAAACTTTATGATATGGAAAGAAATATTTTCTTTATATCTCGTGATGTCAAATTTGTCGAAACCGAGTTCCCGTTTGCGTGTTTGGCCCAGGAAAATTTGGTTTCCACTTCTTTAGTGCATGAGGAGAATTTTTTGGAACCAATTAATAATAAGCCCATACTTGATGTTCACGAGGAGGTTCTTCCTCAGACTAATTCCAGTGACGAGCCCGTTGTTGCTGTTGGGGGGGGGGGTAGTGAATCTCCACATACAGACCCAACAAGCACAGCTTCACCCCTCATCGAAACCAGCAACCCCTCACCAACTGTCTCAGATAATGTGCCTCTTTCTACCGACGCCACCATGCCCTCTGAACTTCCTCTGGGTCGTGGACACCGCGTAAAGCATCCTTCGATCAAGCTGCGTGATTTTGTCACCAACACCATCATCGTCAACCCGTCCATCTCTTCACCCTCTCCATCACATTCCTCAGGTCCACTCTATCCCTTGTCTCAATATATGTCATGCGATAAATTTTCTGTGCAACATCGTACTTTCCTTGCAGCAATAGGGGAAGAACGTGAACCCACAAATTTTCATGAGGCAATACGTGATGCTCGATGGAGAGAAGCCATGAGCGTTGAAATTAAAGCTCTTCAGGACAATGGTACTTGGCACCTTACACATCTACCACCGCAGAAGAAGGCTCTGGGGTGCAAATGGATTTATCGCATCAAATATCGTTCGGACGGGCAAGTTGAAAGGTTTAAGGCATGCCTCGTCATCCTTGGTAATCATCAAATTGAAGGGCTGGATTATAATGAAACCTTTGCCCCGGTCGCAAAAATGGTAACTATTCGCACTATTTTAGCTGTGGCCGCTGCTAAGGATTGGGAACTCCATCAAATGGATGTTCACAATGCCTTCCTCCATGGGGATCTTGAGGAGGATGTTTATATGAAATTGCCACCAGGGTTTCACGTCCCTACTCCTGGCATGGTGTGCAAACTTCAAAAATCCCTTTATGGACTCCGCCAAGCTCCGCGCTGCTGGTTTTCTAAACTTTCTGTTGCCCTCCTTCAGTACGGGTTTCAGCAGTGTGCCTCCGATCACTCACTGTTTGTCTCTCGTCATCACAATATTCAGCTTGTGGTGCTCGTTTATGTTGATGACCTTATCGTGGCTGGTAATAATTCTCTTGCTATTTGCCAGTTCAAGGACTACTTAAATCAATGCTTCCACATGAAAGACTTGGGGAAACTAAAATACTTTCTAGGGGTGGAAGTGGCTCGCTCTCCCACTGGCATTTTTCTTAACCAACGCAAATACGCGTTAGATATTATCATGGAGACTGGCATGCTTGGCTCTCGGCCTGTGTCTACACCTATTGAAGAAAATCATCGTCTTGCATTGGCTGAAGGACCTTTGCTCTCTGATGCAGCCCAGTATCGTCGTTTGGTTGGTCGTCTCATTTATTTGTGCTTTACTCGCCCAGAACTCTCATACAGTGTTCACATTCTTTCTCAGTTCATGCACCAGCCTCGTGAAGAACACTGGCAGGCCGCCTTACGAGTTGTTCGCTATCTAAAAGGCCGGCCTGGGCAAGGTCTTTTATTGCGCCGGGAAAACGATTTTACCTTGCATGCTTGGTGTGATTCTGATTGGGCGGGTTGCCCTCTTACTCGTCGGTCTCTCACTGGCTGGGTTATTCTCCTTGGCAACTCACCAATTTCATGGAAAACAAAGAAACAACATACAGTGTCACGGTCCTCTGCAGAAGCCGAGTATCGCTCCATGGCTAATACCACTTGTGAACTCAAATGGTTAAAGGAACTGCTCTCCAGTCTCGGGATCTCCCACACGCAACCCATACCTCTCTCATGTGATAGCCAGGCAGCACTTCATATTGCTAAGAATCCTGTTTTTCATGAGCGTACTAAGCATATTGAGGTTGATTGTCATCTTGTTCG
Coding sequences within it:
- the LOC112802487 gene encoding uncharacterized protein, which codes for MSESALKDLNTIPPTERKSESSSKASLTKPPVDNANENLEEWQKKKSCPTLVSPPVNGNQTLSVSSGVEIGNAEVEYIESENLSDLEDIGTCLKNLLSGLDSKDWVMVCDALNNVRRLSLFHKEAMLDMLGDVITFVAKSLKSPRSAVCKTAIMTSADIFSAYNDLIIDSLDPLLVQLLLKSSQDKRFVCEAAEKALIAMTIWISPVALLPKLQPYLKNRNPRIRAKAAMCFSRSVPRLGAEGIKTYGIDKLIQVAASQLSDQLPESREAARTLLLELQNVYEKFHDLMPAATVSEQPEMGSWENFCQSKLSPLSAQAVLRVTNIAREGLVS